One window from the genome of Planococcus sp. MSAK28401 encodes:
- a CDS encoding thioredoxin family protein, producing MINNFQIAQLEEIKNEEKPVILKFTADWCPGCKQLAPVIEHLADENREVIFYDVDVDRNLDFAQQTYGVMSIPTLILLKKGKEVDRVTAPEPSEKAILEFIHKNL from the coding sequence ATGATAAATAATTTTCAAATAGCTCAATTAGAAGAAATTAAAAATGAAGAGAAACCAGTGATATTGAAGTTCACGGCTGACTGGTGTCCAGGGTGCAAACAGCTTGCTCCAGTCATCGAACATTTGGCTGACGAAAATCGAGAGGTTATTTTTTACGATGTTGATGTAGATAGAAACCTGGATTTTGCTCAACAAACTTATGGAGTTATGAGTATACCCACTTTGATTTTATTAAAAAAAGGAAAAGAAGTGGATAGAGTGACAGCGCCGGAACCTTCTGAGAAGGCAATTTTGGAGTTCATCCATAAAAATCTGTAA
- a CDS encoding CopY/TcrY family copper transport repressor, with protein MNEQIETNITDAEWEVMRVVWAQDNATSKYIIDVLEKKKSWKPATTKTFIGRLVKKGMLTTEAEGKKFIYSAAVEEGDMIRETFYNLLDHICNRDVGNTIGNMIAQATLSVRDIENLKEILLQKESEAVEDIPCNCVPGQCKCQDHYCSSQHCS; from the coding sequence ATGAACGAACAAATAGAAACAAATATCACAGATGCCGAGTGGGAAGTAATGCGGGTAGTCTGGGCACAGGACAATGCGACTAGTAAATATATTATTGACGTCCTTGAAAAGAAAAAAAGTTGGAAGCCCGCTACGACCAAGACCTTCATCGGAAGACTAGTAAAGAAAGGAATGCTAACTACTGAAGCCGAAGGTAAAAAATTTATCTATTCCGCTGCCGTCGAAGAAGGGGACATGATTAGAGAAACTTTTTACAATTTACTTGATCATATCTGCAATAGAGATGTTGGAAATACAATTGGTAATATGATTGCGCAGGCCACATTGAGTGTCCGCGACATTGAAAATCTTAAGGAAATCTTACTCCAGAAAGAATCTGAAGCAGTGGAAGATATTCCATGCAACTGTGTACCTGGACAATGTAAGTGTCAAGATCATTATTGTTCATCGCAACATTGTTCATAA
- a CDS encoding four-helix bundle copper-binding protein — protein sequence MAHNQYPELIQALHDCAAECNHCFDACLQEEDVKMMVDCIRLDRECAEICAFLEHAITRNSPFIAELAAVCAKICEACGDECAKHAEHHEHCKRCAEACRKCAEACRSIA from the coding sequence ATGGCACATAATCAGTACCCAGAGTTAATTCAGGCTTTACATGATTGCGCAGCAGAATGTAATCATTGTTTTGACGCTTGTCTTCAAGAAGAAGACGTAAAAATGATGGTCGATTGCATCCGACTAGACCGTGAATGCGCGGAGATTTGCGCATTTTTAGAACATGCGATTACACGGAATTCTCCTTTTATTGCTGAGCTGGCTGCGGTTTGTGCAAAAATTTGTGAAGCATGCGGAGATGAATGCGCGAAGCATGCTGAACACCATGAACACTGCAAACGCTGTGCGGAAGCTTGTCGCAAATGCGCAGAAGCTTGCCGAAGCATCGCATAA
- a CDS encoding heavy-metal-associated domain-containing protein → MKKTILTIKGMTCAHCVNKIEGALQNLEGVKSAKVNLQKGTAKVKYDEAIRNYDDFSKAVEDAGYELESAK, encoded by the coding sequence ATGAAAAAAACCATTTTAACTATTAAAGGGATGACCTGCGCTCACTGTGTTAATAAGATTGAGGGGGCACTTCAAAATCTTGAAGGGGTCAAGAGTGCAAAGGTCAATTTGCAAAAAGGTACTGCTAAAGTGAAATATGATGAAGCGATACGAAATTATGATGATTTTTCAAAAGCTGTGGAGGATGCTGGCTATGAGCTTGAATCAGCCAAATAG